CCTTTAAGTCAGAAACATACTAATACAAAGATTTAATTCCCTTGAATATTTCGAAATACAGTATTCTTATAATGTATAGTTTATATTATAAATAACTTCCTAATATTTATTTTTATAATGTAACAATCAATATCTAAAGAATGTATTTTTTATTTTTAAATTGAGTTTAATTCGATCCATACAAAGAGTGCTCCAAATTCAAATCGGAGGTAGTCTGACTCATTTCATAGGAGTCATTTCTAAAAAAGTGAATTAAATTCACTCAATTAAATTCGTTCAGCTAAAGATATCTATCTGAATGATATTCATAAAAAACTCAAAGAGGAAAAATCATGAAAACTAGAATTTCATTCTTGATTTTGGCTTTTGCAATCTTCGCAAATTGTTCCCAAGATCAAAACTCAGCCCGCGTAAAACGCGGAGAAAAATTAGTGAAGTTAGGAAGTTGCGCCGACTGCCATACATCCAAGAGCATGACACCGCAAGGTCCCGTTCCAAATACTTCTAAACACCTCGCCGGCTACCTGGAAACGAACAAGTTGCCCGAATACAAAAGTTTCAAAGGAAGTCCTTGGATTTTGTTTGCCGGTGACCTTACTGCGACCGTCGGCCCTTGGGGAGTTACCTTTGCGAAAAACTTAACTCCAGATAAGGAGACCGGAATCGGAGGTTGGACAGAAGAAATGTTTATCCAAACCATACGTACGCAAAAAAGAATGGGAGTCGGAAGATCATTACTACCTCCAATGGCGCCGATCATGGGAGAAAGTTTAAATTCTTTAACCGACGAGGATCTCAAAGACATTTATGCTTATCTCAAGTCGATTCCTGCAGTAAGCAACAAAGTACCGGAACCGATCCTGAATTGATTTTAATTTGATTTTCAAAAGACGGATGGTGGAATGATCCGTCTTTTGTTCGATTCGGCCCCTATATCGGCCGACGATATGAAAATTCACAACGAAACGAGAATATGCGACAAATTGAATATTTTAGCTCGCTATCATCCGTAACTCTACTTCTTTCAATTCAGAAACGAAATAACTTCGGAAAATCTTTCTCAACGGATTGTTTTCTTTAAATGGTTATTCTTGAAGTATCCATCTCGAATATTTCTTTTACCAGTTTCATTATTCTGACTTTAGAAATTGTCGGCCCTGCCTGAATCGAGTACATCGGTCTCAAGAAAATAAAATCTTTACTTTGCGTCCGAATGCCGACGCTGTTCACTCATCTTTCCAGTATAAAAATTAAAAAATTCCAATCCTCCCGCCTCTCCATTTTTCCAAGACTATGCTCTCGTATCAAAGAGCTTCGAGAATTTTAAGGGGATGAAAATTCTAAAAATTCTCCTGTGTATGGTCAAACGGAGAAAAATCGATCCAACCAGAATTTCAATAAATACTCATACATTCTGTACAATTTTTCGAACAAGTATAATTCGACTTCTGCCGATTCGTTCTCGGTTTTGTTAATTTTTGATTGGTTCAGTGAAAGTAAAAAGAAAGTTGAAACAATATTTGAAAGGACGGCTTTGCATCTGAAAAAAGGTGGCTTCTAAAAATTCTTTAGAATGATAACATTGCACCTTGGCGAAACTGGAAAAACTTAAGTAGCGAGTATTCTCTCATAAACTTTTTTTTGTTCGATTCGCTATTTCGACTTGGATCGGAACGAATCTTCCGTAAAAAAAATCCACCGAGAGTGATGCCTCCCGGTGGAACCTTTTTTCTACCTTCCCTCCTGGAAGGCTTCCTTAGAGCTGTTGCAGAAGCTTGAGAACTGAATTCGGTTTCATGTTTGCCTGC
This is a stretch of genomic DNA from Leptospira stimsonii. It encodes these proteins:
- a CDS encoding c-type cytochrome, producing the protein MMKTRISFLILAFAIFANCSQDQNSARVKRGEKLVKLGSCADCHTSKSMTPQGPVPNTSKHLAGYLETNKLPEYKSFKGSPWILFAGDLTATVGPWGVTFAKNLTPDKETGIGGWTEEMFIQTIRTQKRMGVGRSLLPPMAPIMGESLNSLTDEDLKDIYAYLKSIPAVSNKVPEPILN